From a region of the Micropterus dolomieu isolate WLL.071019.BEF.003 ecotype Adirondacks linkage group LG21, ASM2129224v1, whole genome shotgun sequence genome:
- the LOC123959853 gene encoding E3 ubiquitin-protein ligase KCMF1-like: MATPSPRTTISNTQHSAHSSQFLLSRLSEPRLSEAERQACEAQWADRSLFVTELLLSTLLPDDDASASSSEDEDDCHGSLRNFADFEAMGCVEVMTLDVALENLNLKEMTPAPKTTKTTTKPAPTKKEPPAPPL, translated from the exons ATGGCCACTCCCTCCCCTCGAACCACCATT TCCAACACACAGCATTCTGCACATAGCTCCCAGTTTCTACTCAGCAG GCTGAGCGAACCGCGGCTGTCCGAGGCGGAGCGGCAGGCGTGCGAGGCCCAGTGGGCCGACAGGAGCCTGTTTGTGACTGAGCTGCTTCTGTCCACGCTGCTGCCCGACGACGACGCCTCGGCTTCCTCCTCCGAGGACGAGGACGACTGTCATGGCTCGTTGCGGAATTTCGCTGACTTCGAGGCCATGGGCTGTGTTGAGGTCATGACCTTGGACGTGGCACTGGAGAACCTCAACCTCAAGGAGATGACCCCGGCTCCCAAGACGACAAAAACGACGACTAAACCGGCACCAACGAAGAAAGAGCCTCCCGCGCCGCCCCTTTGA